Proteins encoded within one genomic window of Candidatus Neptunochlamydia vexilliferae:
- the sctD gene encoding type III secretion system inner membrane ring subunit SctD, whose product MAGFLIAEEGPLAGLMIRLEEGEEWALGRDPDVSYQAIEDPMVSRKHVVCRKTDEGYVIENLSAINPASINGKTMEEPVLLQEGDTVQIGNVFFRFTLKDPAEASAEEEPTESPTIYEEEDELGGLAFRGAAEARWIIKVISGPNAGAEFGLHEEATLIIGKDPNTCDILFQDLSVSRQHAKIIADKEGKVTIEDLGSLNKVRINGEEIEGVTEVKSQDLIALGTTSFLAIDQQETRETIVSPTAGMEYVTPKTAEEKAEEAKEEAAEAAAKKNWKKMIIPTRHLVIAGVFAVLLVLGLGGVFTLFKSETITLVEGDEPNQIAKALKNFPEVEFSFNPATGKLFILGHVMTEVDQQEMVYLLNSLRFVQSIEDNVIIDELVWENTNALVMKNPAWRGVNLTSMIPGHFVLRGYVGTLEEATKLSEYINLNFPYLDKLDNQVVVENTLEAQVQGILTENAFGNVTFQFGNGELILAGRVPSNQERKYNAMVTDLKKIKGIRLVKNFVIFSTPTSGIVDISSKYQVTGSSKYGNVNQYVVINGKILSVGGNLDGMRITSMDNHSVFLEKDGIKYRINYNQN is encoded by the coding sequence ATGGCTGGTTTTTTAATCGCCGAAGAAGGACCGCTTGCTGGTCTTATGATTCGCTTGGAAGAGGGCGAAGAGTGGGCTTTGGGACGCGATCCTGACGTTTCTTATCAAGCTATCGAAGATCCGATGGTCTCGCGTAAACATGTGGTTTGCCGCAAGACCGATGAGGGGTATGTCATTGAAAACCTCAGCGCGATCAACCCTGCAAGTATCAATGGAAAAACAATGGAAGAGCCGGTCCTCCTTCAAGAGGGAGATACGGTTCAAATTGGAAATGTTTTTTTCCGCTTTACCTTAAAAGATCCTGCGGAAGCGTCTGCAGAAGAGGAGCCTACCGAATCTCCTACCATTTATGAGGAAGAGGATGAGCTTGGGGGCCTCGCCTTTCGAGGGGCTGCAGAAGCGCGGTGGATCATCAAGGTCATTTCAGGACCCAATGCGGGGGCGGAGTTTGGCCTCCACGAAGAAGCAACCCTCATCATCGGTAAGGATCCTAATACCTGCGATATCCTCTTTCAAGATTTAAGCGTTTCCCGCCAACATGCAAAAATAATTGCCGATAAAGAGGGAAAGGTCACCATTGAAGACTTGGGAAGTCTCAACAAGGTGCGGATCAACGGCGAAGAGATCGAAGGGGTCACCGAAGTCAAGTCTCAAGATCTGATTGCTCTAGGGACCACCTCCTTTTTAGCAATCGACCAACAAGAAACGCGAGAAACGATCGTCTCCCCTACTGCAGGGATGGAGTATGTCACCCCGAAAACAGCAGAGGAAAAGGCCGAAGAGGCCAAGGAAGAGGCTGCGGAAGCAGCAGCAAAGAAAAACTGGAAAAAGATGATCATCCCCACACGCCATTTGGTAATTGCGGGAGTCTTTGCGGTACTATTGGTCCTCGGTTTGGGTGGAGTCTTTACCCTCTTTAAGTCAGAAACAATCACTCTCGTAGAGGGGGATGAGCCAAATCAAATCGCCAAGGCATTGAAAAATTTCCCAGAGGTCGAGTTTTCTTTTAACCCAGCTACGGGAAAACTTTTTATTTTGGGACATGTAATGACAGAGGTCGATCAACAAGAGATGGTCTACCTTCTCAATTCGCTAAGGTTTGTCCAATCGATCGAAGATAATGTGATTATCGATGAGCTTGTCTGGGAAAACACCAATGCGCTTGTGATGAAAAACCCCGCATGGCGGGGGGTGAACCTCACTTCAATGATCCCCGGCCATTTTGTTTTGCGAGGGTATGTAGGAACGCTTGAAGAAGCGACGAAACTTTCTGAATATATCAACTTAAACTTCCCCTACCTTGACAAATTAGACAACCAGGTGGTCGTTGAAAATACTCTTGAAGCACAAGTTCAAGGCATTTTAACCGAAAATGCGTTTGGAAATGTCACCTTCCAATTTGGAAATGGAGAACTCATTTTAGCGGGACGTGTTCCCTCAAACCAAGAGCGAAAATATAATGCGATGGTGACCGACTTGAAAAAGATTAAAGGGATCCGATTGGTAAAGAATTTTGTAATTTTTTCGACGCCAACAAGTGGAATTGTTGACATTTCATCGAAGTATCAGGTAACAGGAAGTTCAAAATATGGAAATGTGAACCAGTATGTTGTCATCAATGGAAAAATTCTTTCCGTTGGAGGCAATTTAGATGGGATGAGAATTACGAGTATGGATAATCATTCAGTTTTTCTCGAAAAAGATGGCATAAAATACAGGATTAACTACAATCAAAATTAA
- a CDS encoding DUF5398 family protein, giving the protein MFGLEKDDKPPRFEFDLEKDLKSSKEKKKVLDQIDAQTNQLKTTLREGAASENFDKCGVLLQAYGALKRVVERTTRK; this is encoded by the coding sequence ATGTTCGGATTAGAAAAAGATGACAAGCCCCCCCGCTTTGAGTTTGATCTCGAAAAAGATCTTAAAAGCTCTAAAGAAAAGAAGAAAGTGCTCGATCAAATCGATGCGCAAACAAATCAGTTAAAAACAACCCTACGCGAAGGGGCTGCTTCAGAAAATTTTGATAAGTGTGGAGTGCTTCTCCAAGCTTATGGCGCCCTAAAAAGGGTTGTTGAGCGGACGACCCGCAAGTAG
- a CDS encoding type III secretion system chaperone, whose product MQAEKLIEMVAEELKLGAIPQKNKEGFYELRVSPGSLILIRELDPGLFLSAKILPIPKAKNKEALFIHLMKANLLGQGTGGGAIGIDEKEKFFTLSLTLPFEVDYKTFHESLEDFLNYIDYWKEEIVHLQTSLM is encoded by the coding sequence ATGCAAGCGGAAAAACTGATAGAAATGGTGGCCGAAGAGCTTAAGCTCGGTGCCATCCCCCAGAAAAACAAGGAAGGCTTCTACGAGCTGCGGGTCAGCCCTGGCTCTCTTATTCTTATTAGAGAGCTTGACCCCGGCCTTTTCTTGAGCGCAAAGATCCTCCCCATCCCCAAAGCAAAAAATAAAGAGGCTCTTTTCATCCATCTGATGAAGGCGAATCTTCTTGGCCAAGGAACGGGAGGCGGCGCGATTGGAATCGACGAAAAGGAAAAGTTTTTCACCTTGTCTCTGACCCTTCCTTTCGAAGTTGACTATAAAACTTTTCATGAAAGCCTCGAGGATTTCCTCAACTATATCGACTACTGGAAAGAGGAGATTGTTCACCTCCAAACATCTCTTATGTAA
- a CDS encoding ATP-dependent Clp protease proteolytic subunit: MPVIPTVIEDTGRGERAMDIYSRLLKDRIIFIGTAIDDQVANAVVAQLIFLRAEDPKKDISIYINSPGGSVTAGLAIYDTIRFLGIDVNTYCLGQAASFGALLLCAGTKGKRFALPNSRIMIHQPYGGITGSSADIHIQAKEIVRAKQLTAEIIAEHTGQTLEKVIEDSDRDFFMSAEEAVEYGLIDKVVTPTKKQLTTV; encoded by the coding sequence ATGCCTGTAATACCTACCGTAATTGAAGACACCGGACGTGGCGAACGTGCGATGGATATCTACTCCCGTCTCCTCAAAGATCGGATTATCTTTATCGGAACGGCGATCGATGATCAAGTCGCTAACGCTGTTGTGGCGCAATTGATTTTCCTCCGCGCTGAAGATCCCAAAAAAGACATTAGCATTTACATTAACTCTCCTGGTGGCTCGGTCACTGCAGGCCTTGCGATCTACGATACCATCCGCTTCCTCGGAATCGATGTCAACACCTACTGCCTAGGACAAGCCGCTTCTTTTGGAGCTCTTCTCCTTTGCGCAGGAACCAAAGGGAAACGGTTTGCCCTTCCCAACAGTCGGATCATGATCCACCAACCCTACGGAGGGATCACCGGTTCTTCTGCTGACATCCACATCCAAGCAAAAGAAATTGTCCGCGCCAAGCAGCTCACAGCAGAAATCATCGCTGAACATACTGGGCAAACGCTCGAAAAGGTGATTGAAGACTCTGACCGCGACTTTTTCATGAGCGCAGAAGAAGCTGTTGAGTATGGACTGATCGATAAAGTGGTTACCCCCACCAAGAAACAACTCACCACGGTATAG
- the tig gene encoding trigger factor, with protein MTEQKEYKSDTVTFTIERKPECIAEYKVKSSPELVQKARKSAIRSVSKEVSLPGFRKGRAPDHLIVKKFAEPLEERWQKAIADETFRECQKLAHTPLLGEDARISFNVDKHSLDEGAELTYTFETEPLVPEIDLTNIELEEVKRETVDAKKMEETLHDIQMFFCEWEKVSDRGIKEGDHGVIDVDIIETEPPQKALTNARFQVDKKKMAKWMHDLIIGMKIGEAKEGISEPDPDASKEEKKATPPKKVRLTLRSVENPKLPPIDDALAQKLGTKNEKEMRENLEKLLNKQADEHAQREYREQINNYLVEAYHFDLPKSLLQKETQFRIKQLVADPAFQQKMMGMNEEERKAAIKDIETQGEKAVRLFYISRHIIQEHKIPVSPSEVHQEVKTPLEAMFSDQSDVYNAKEQSQEQKAIAMSRLILSKAEDFLISKAKIVPPKGKKKAAPKKTAAKKKAAPKKKAAPKKKTTKSS; from the coding sequence ATGACAGAGCAAAAAGAATACAAATCAGACACCGTCACCTTTACCATCGAGCGCAAGCCCGAATGTATCGCCGAATATAAAGTAAAAAGTTCGCCCGAGCTCGTTCAAAAAGCGCGCAAAAGTGCCATCCGCTCCGTTTCCAAAGAAGTTTCTCTACCCGGATTCCGAAAAGGGCGGGCCCCCGACCATCTGATTGTCAAAAAATTTGCTGAGCCTCTTGAAGAGCGGTGGCAAAAAGCGATTGCTGATGAGACTTTCCGCGAATGTCAAAAGTTAGCTCACACTCCCCTTTTAGGAGAAGATGCCCGGATCAGCTTCAACGTTGACAAACACTCTCTTGACGAAGGCGCCGAACTCACCTACACCTTTGAAACCGAACCCCTCGTCCCCGAGATCGACCTGACAAACATCGAGCTCGAAGAGGTGAAAAGAGAAACGGTCGATGCCAAAAAAATGGAAGAGACCCTTCACGATATCCAGATGTTTTTCTGCGAGTGGGAGAAAGTCTCTGACCGAGGAATCAAAGAGGGTGACCACGGGGTGATCGATGTCGACATTATCGAAACCGAACCTCCCCAAAAAGCGCTGACAAATGCCCGTTTCCAAGTCGATAAGAAAAAGATGGCAAAGTGGATGCACGACCTGATCATCGGAATGAAGATCGGAGAGGCAAAAGAGGGAATCAGCGAGCCCGATCCAGACGCTTCCAAAGAGGAAAAAAAGGCCACTCCCCCTAAAAAGGTGCGCCTCACCCTCCGCTCAGTCGAAAACCCCAAACTCCCCCCTATCGACGATGCCCTTGCTCAAAAACTGGGGACCAAAAATGAAAAGGAGATGCGGGAAAACCTCGAAAAGCTCCTGAACAAGCAGGCCGATGAACATGCGCAGCGGGAGTACCGAGAGCAGATCAACAACTACCTTGTTGAAGCCTATCATTTCGATCTTCCCAAAAGCCTCCTTCAAAAAGAGACCCAGTTCCGGATCAAGCAACTTGTTGCTGACCCCGCCTTCCAACAAAAGATGATGGGGATGAACGAAGAGGAGCGAAAGGCTGCGATTAAAGATATCGAAACGCAAGGGGAAAAGGCGGTTCGCCTCTTCTACATTTCCCGTCACATCATTCAAGAGCACAAAATCCCCGTCTCCCCAAGTGAAGTGCACCAAGAGGTCAAAACCCCTTTAGAAGCAATGTTTAGCGATCAATCTGACGTTTACAACGCAAAAGAGCAGTCGCAAGAACAAAAGGCGATTGCCATGTCTCGCCTTATCTTAAGCAAAGCCGAAGATTTCCTCATTTCAAAAGCAAAAATTGTTCCCCCAAAAGGAAAGAAGAAAGCGGCGCCTAAGAAAACAGCGGCAAAGAAGAAAGCAGCCCCCAAGAAAAAGGCCGCTCCCAAAAAGAAAACAACGAAGAGTTCTTGA
- the clpX gene encoding ATP-dependent Clp protease ATP-binding subunit ClpX, protein MSKKKTKSEETTCCSFCGRAEDTVDKIVSGPNAFICDKCVRLCVDIVEKKDAKGEFKLLKPKEIKTRLDDYIIGQERAKKTISVAVYNHYKRVRSLTNNPGATQYSKSNVLLLGPTGSGKTLIARTLAEVLDVPFAIADATTLTEAGYVGEDVENIILRLVQSADYDIARAEQGIIYIDEIDKTRKTTGNVSITRDVSGEGVQQSLLKIVEGTVANIPPKGGRKHPNQEYIKVNTENILFIAGGAFVNLDKMIAKRLGKGVIGFDTKQQDRAFDATETNYLLSKVETEDLVEFGLIPEFIGRFNSIANCNELTLDDLVEILVKPRNAVIEQYIALFSEDGVELSFTDEALRAIATKAKKSDTGARALRMIVETLLMDLMYEIPSDPTVKEVLIDEGCVNEEAPPVIKYSKRKAG, encoded by the coding sequence ATGAGCAAAAAAAAGACCAAATCTGAAGAAACGACTTGCTGCTCTTTTTGTGGACGGGCTGAAGACACCGTCGACAAGATTGTCTCTGGTCCTAACGCCTTTATCTGCGACAAGTGTGTCCGCCTATGTGTTGACATCGTCGAAAAAAAGGATGCCAAGGGGGAGTTCAAACTTCTCAAACCAAAAGAGATTAAGACCCGCCTTGATGACTATATCATTGGTCAGGAGCGGGCCAAGAAAACGATTTCTGTCGCCGTCTATAACCACTATAAGCGTGTCCGTTCGCTTACTAACAACCCTGGCGCTACCCAGTATAGCAAGTCGAACGTCCTCCTTTTAGGTCCAACCGGCTCAGGAAAAACCCTCATCGCCCGCACCCTTGCGGAAGTGCTCGATGTCCCCTTTGCGATTGCCGATGCAACAACCTTGACCGAGGCAGGCTACGTCGGCGAAGATGTGGAAAACATCATCCTCCGCCTTGTTCAAAGTGCCGACTATGACATTGCCCGCGCAGAGCAAGGGATCATCTACATCGATGAAATCGACAAAACCCGCAAAACAACGGGGAACGTTTCGATTACCCGCGATGTTTCAGGAGAAGGAGTGCAACAGTCTCTTCTCAAAATTGTTGAGGGAACGGTTGCCAATATTCCACCCAAAGGGGGACGGAAACATCCCAACCAAGAATACATCAAGGTCAACACAGAAAACATCCTCTTCATCGCTGGAGGAGCCTTTGTCAATCTCGACAAAATGATTGCTAAGCGCCTCGGGAAAGGGGTGATCGGTTTCGACACGAAGCAGCAAGACCGCGCCTTTGACGCTACTGAGACCAACTATCTCCTCTCAAAAGTGGAGACCGAAGATCTCGTTGAGTTTGGCCTCATCCCCGAGTTTATCGGTCGCTTTAACAGCATCGCAAACTGCAATGAGCTGACCCTGGACGACCTTGTCGAGATCCTCGTCAAGCCCCGCAATGCGGTGATCGAGCAATATATCGCTCTTTTTTCTGAAGATGGCGTGGAGCTTTCCTTTACCGACGAAGCGCTCCGTGCGATTGCCACCAAAGCAAAAAAGTCCGATACAGGCGCCCGCGCCCTGCGCATGATCGTCGAAACACTTCTCATGGATCTGATGTATGAAATTCCCTCTGATCCCACCGTTAAGGAGGTCCTCATCGATGAGGGATGTGTGAACGAAGAAGCGCCCCCTGTGATCAAATACTCAAAACGGAAGGCAGGTTAG
- a CDS encoding F-box protein produces MSATSDINKVSIKYEGFQPGKADFAKLPYEIVLAIFKKLGPMDQVAAMITCKSWKNVGEDKSLKSVRDFCLGKREWKKHFKKVEGIEKPLPPNINKILSAPTPFKVEGYSGKVRDTHILVWIPEVVDGVTISLNGLNTLFKYGYYKDYVKNELGGQKLGKATWVLISKNILEGSRDKTYDEQKKIMSAYVSQGYSLPKALEVTAALLIHEKETKKRLLNNDPWTYTRCQAWVTINREPVAIGGFAAGGLTVTSSRWAYQPHGVVGVRKIWQQLEKRIKQKEIFMSAIGNNPNKQKPTHQELKEIVLSSDFLLEVAKDKDSLTAEQRQQLTITMLWKKSEYLLQEVGDLKKENEKKDRKIAVLEKGMVQANLRYERCLKLVNSFAGQQAELEKRIKKLDSGERARKKQKTCNNNNN; encoded by the coding sequence ATGAGCGCAACAAGCGACATTAACAAAGTAAGCATAAAATACGAGGGTTTTCAGCCAGGGAAAGCAGACTTTGCAAAGCTTCCGTATGAGATTGTATTAGCGATCTTTAAAAAACTTGGCCCTATGGATCAAGTCGCAGCGATGATTACCTGCAAAAGCTGGAAAAATGTAGGAGAGGATAAAAGTCTTAAAAGTGTGAGAGATTTTTGCTTAGGTAAGAGAGAGTGGAAAAAGCACTTTAAGAAAGTCGAGGGGATAGAAAAACCGCTCCCCCCTAATATCAACAAAATTCTTAGTGCTCCCACTCCCTTCAAAGTCGAAGGGTATAGCGGCAAGGTGCGCGATACCCACATCCTCGTCTGGATCCCCGAGGTTGTCGATGGGGTGACTATTTCGCTCAATGGGCTAAACACCCTTTTTAAATACGGATATTATAAAGATTATGTAAAAAATGAGCTCGGAGGCCAAAAGCTAGGAAAGGCCACCTGGGTCCTCATCAGCAAAAACATCTTGGAAGGAAGCCGAGACAAAACCTACGATGAGCAAAAAAAGATCATGAGCGCCTATGTCTCCCAAGGGTATAGTCTCCCGAAGGCATTAGAGGTCACAGCAGCCCTTTTAATCCACGAGAAAGAGACAAAAAAGAGGCTACTGAACAATGACCCATGGACATATACCCGATGCCAAGCGTGGGTAACAATCAATAGAGAGCCTGTGGCCATTGGCGGCTTCGCCGCTGGGGGACTGACTGTCACCTCCTCCCGCTGGGCCTATCAGCCTCATGGTGTTGTTGGCGTCCGGAAGATATGGCAGCAGTTAGAGAAAAGGATTAAACAGAAGGAAATTTTCATGTCAGCAATAGGAAATAACCCAAACAAGCAGAAGCCAACTCATCAGGAGCTAAAAGAGATCGTTCTTTCGTCCGATTTTCTTCTGGAAGTGGCAAAAGATAAGGACTCTTTGACCGCTGAGCAAAGGCAGCAGCTCACGATTACCATGCTATGGAAGAAGAGTGAGTATCTTTTGCAAGAAGTTGGGGATTTAAAAAAAGAAAATGAAAAAAAAGATCGAAAAATCGCTGTGCTTGAAAAGGGGATGGTTCAGGCAAACCTTCGCTATGAAAGATGCCTCAAGCTGGTGAACTCTTTTGCAGGTCAGCAGGCGGAGTTAGAGAAAAGGATTAAAAAACTGGATTCTGGGGAAAGAGCCAGAAAAAAGCAAAAGACATGCAATAACAACAATAATTAG
- a CDS encoding tetratricopeptide repeat protein, with protein MEDLSKYDEDFFLFLEAGFIAINQADEDAAVKMFKACELLRPDNSLVQVGIGYLHLHKLELKNAIKCFEEVLAKEPDNEMAKTFLGIAFSLTPDQVTQGEKILEEAAKDSSDSDVKKVANTTLDFVEHFVKKPGGGAQPSK; from the coding sequence ATGGAAGACCTATCTAAATATGACGAAGACTTCTTTCTCTTTTTGGAGGCTGGGTTTATCGCCATTAACCAGGCAGATGAAGATGCTGCTGTGAAGATGTTTAAGGCATGCGAACTTTTGCGTCCAGACAACTCCCTCGTTCAAGTGGGAATTGGCTATCTCCATCTCCACAAGCTTGAGCTTAAAAATGCGATCAAGTGTTTTGAAGAAGTCCTTGCCAAAGAGCCTGACAACGAAATGGCAAAGACCTTCTTAGGAATCGCCTTTTCACTCACCCCTGATCAGGTGACACAAGGAGAAAAAATCCTCGAAGAAGCGGCTAAAGACTCTTCAGATAGCGATGTAAAGAAAGTGGCAAACACCACCCTCGATTTTGTAGAACATTTCGTCAAAAAACCTGGCGGCGGAGCGCAACCTTCTAAGTAA